In Panicum virgatum strain AP13 chromosome 4N, P.virgatum_v5, whole genome shotgun sequence, a single window of DNA contains:
- the LOC120668491 gene encoding beta-glucosidase 25-like isoform X2, with translation MKDIGMDAYRFSISWSRIFPNGTGEPNEEGLNYYNNLIDALLDKGIQPYVTLFHWDLPQVLEDRYGGWLNSQIVDDFVHYASTCFKEFGDRVKHWITFNEPHNFAIEGYDLGIQAPGRCSILSHMFCREGKSSTEPYIVAHNILLAHAGAFHTYKQHFKNEQGGLIGIALDSKWYEPLSDVDEDKEAAARAMDFELGWFLDPLMFGHYPPPMQNLAGDRLPQFSTQASKLVTGSIDFVGINHYTTLYVRNDRMRIRKLVMNDASTDAAIIPTAYRHGKKIGETAASRWLHIVPWGMFKLMKHIKEKYGNPPVIVTENGMDEANLPFSRLESVLQDDERIQYHNDYMSNLLDAIRKEGCNVHGYFVWSLLDNWEWNSGYTVRFGLYYIDYNNNLTRIPKASVEWFSQVLARETAIV, from the exons ATGAAGGACATTGGCATGGATGCGTACCGGTTCTCTATCTCATGGTCACGTATTTTTCCAA ATGGAACTGGTGAACCTAATGAAGAAGGATTGAATTATTATAACAACCTCATAGATGCTCTGTTAGACAAAG GTATACAACCATATGTAACACTCTTTCACTGGGACCTTCCGCAAGTACTAGAAGACAGATATGGTGGATGGTTAAACTCCCAAATTGT GGATGATTTTGTTCACTATGCCTCTACATGCTTCAAGGAATTTGGAGATAGAGTGAAACACTGGATCACTTTTAATGAGCCCCATAATTTTGCGATTGAAGGATATGATCTTGGCATCCAAGCACCTGGGAGATGTTCCATTCTGTCGCATATGTTCTGTAGGGAGGGAAAATCATCGACTGAACCATATATTGTCGCTCACAACATACTCTTAGCACATGCTGGTGCTTTTCATACTTACAAGCAGCATTTCAAG AACGAACAAGGAGGTCTCATTGGAATTGCACTTGATTCAAAGTGGTATGAACCATTGTCAGATGTTGATGAGGACAAAGAGGCCGCGGCACGAGCAATGGACTTTGAGCTTGGATG GTTCCTGGATCCCTTAATGTTTGGCCACTATCCTCCTCCTATGCAGAATCTTGCAGGCGATAGGCTGCCTCAGTTTTCAACTCAGGCTTCAAAATTAGTAACCGGTTCGATAGATTTTGTGGGCATAAATCACTATACCACATTGTATGTTAGGAATGACAGAATGCGGATCAGGAAACTTGTAATGAATGATGCTTCAACCGACGCTGCCATCATACCAACCG CATACAGGCATGGAAAGAAAATAGGAGAAACG GCAGCATCAAGATGGCTGCACATAGTTCCCTGGGGCATGTTCAAGCTGATGAAGCACATCAAAGAAAAGTATGGAAATCCGCCTGTGATCGTTACCGAAAACG gcatggatgaagcaaacctcCCATTCTCGAGATTGGAGAGTGTTCTGCAGGATGATGAACGGATACAGTACCACAACGACTACATGTCAAACCTCCTAGATGCTATAAG GAAGGAAGGCTGCAACGTCCACGGTTACTTCGTGTGGTCACTGCTCGATAACTGGGAGTGGAACTCTGGGTACACGGTGCGGTTTGGTCTCTACTACATCGACTACAACAACAACCTGACGAGGATACCCAAGGCGTCGGTCGAGTGGTTCAGCCAGGTCTTAGCCCGTGAGACGGCCATAGTGTAG
- the LOC120668491 gene encoding beta-glucosidase 25-like isoform X3, translating into MRTGSLSHDGTGEPNEEGLNYYNNLIDALLDKGIQPYVTLFHWDLPQVLEDRYGGWLNSQIVDDFVHYASTCFKEFGDRVKHWITFNEPHNFAIEGYDLGIQAPGRCSILSHMFCREGKSSTEPYIVAHNILLAHAGAFHTYKQHFKNEQGGLIGIALDSKWYEPLSDVDEDKEAAARAMDFELGWFLDPLMFGHYPPPMQNLAGDRLPQFSTQASKLVTGSIDFVGINHYTTLYVRNDRMRIRKLVMNDASTDAAIIPTAYRHGKKIGETAASRWLHIVPWGMFKLMKHIKEKYGNPPVIVTENGMDEANLPFSRLESVLQDDERIQYHNDYMSNLLDAIRKEGCNVHGYFVWSLLDNWEWNSGYTVRFGLYYIDYNNNLTRIPKASVEWFSQVLARETAIV; encoded by the exons ATGCGTACCGGTTCTCTATCTCATG ATGGAACTGGTGAACCTAATGAAGAAGGATTGAATTATTATAACAACCTCATAGATGCTCTGTTAGACAAAG GTATACAACCATATGTAACACTCTTTCACTGGGACCTTCCGCAAGTACTAGAAGACAGATATGGTGGATGGTTAAACTCCCAAATTGT GGATGATTTTGTTCACTATGCCTCTACATGCTTCAAGGAATTTGGAGATAGAGTGAAACACTGGATCACTTTTAATGAGCCCCATAATTTTGCGATTGAAGGATATGATCTTGGCATCCAAGCACCTGGGAGATGTTCCATTCTGTCGCATATGTTCTGTAGGGAGGGAAAATCATCGACTGAACCATATATTGTCGCTCACAACATACTCTTAGCACATGCTGGTGCTTTTCATACTTACAAGCAGCATTTCAAG AACGAACAAGGAGGTCTCATTGGAATTGCACTTGATTCAAAGTGGTATGAACCATTGTCAGATGTTGATGAGGACAAAGAGGCCGCGGCACGAGCAATGGACTTTGAGCTTGGATG GTTCCTGGATCCCTTAATGTTTGGCCACTATCCTCCTCCTATGCAGAATCTTGCAGGCGATAGGCTGCCTCAGTTTTCAACTCAGGCTTCAAAATTAGTAACCGGTTCGATAGATTTTGTGGGCATAAATCACTATACCACATTGTATGTTAGGAATGACAGAATGCGGATCAGGAAACTTGTAATGAATGATGCTTCAACCGACGCTGCCATCATACCAACCG CATACAGGCATGGAAAGAAAATAGGAGAAACG GCAGCATCAAGATGGCTGCACATAGTTCCCTGGGGCATGTTCAAGCTGATGAAGCACATCAAAGAAAAGTATGGAAATCCGCCTGTGATCGTTACCGAAAACG gcatggatgaagcaaacctcCCATTCTCGAGATTGGAGAGTGTTCTGCAGGATGATGAACGGATACAGTACCACAACGACTACATGTCAAACCTCCTAGATGCTATAAG GAAGGAAGGCTGCAACGTCCACGGTTACTTCGTGTGGTCACTGCTCGATAACTGGGAGTGGAACTCTGGGTACACGGTGCGGTTTGGTCTCTACTACATCGACTACAACAACAACCTGACGAGGATACCCAAGGCGTCGGTCGAGTGGTTCAGCCAGGTCTTAGCCCGTGAGACGGCCATAGTGTAG
- the LOC120668493 gene encoding calcium-binding protein PBP1-like has product MASQQQQQQQRQAAAAAPVGFEDYLPVMAERLGEEGLMRELASGFRLLMDPARGLITFDSLRRSAPLLGLGAMSDDDLRGMLAEGDFDGDGALSEMEFCVLMLRLSPELMDGPRRWLDDAVSQASHFLYTS; this is encoded by the coding sequence ATGgcgtcgcagcagcagcagcagcagcagcggcaggcggcggcggcggcgcccgtggGGTTCGAGGACTACCTGCCGGTGATGGCGGAGCGGCTGGGCGAGGAGGGGCTGATGCGGGAGCTGGCGAGCGGGTTCCGGCTGCTCATGGACCCGGCCCGCGGGCTCATCACCTTCGACAGCCTCCGCCGCAGCGCGCCGCTGCTGGGCCTGGGCGCCATGTCCGACGACGACCTCCGCGGGATGCTCGCGGAGGGCGActtcgacggcgacggcgcgctcAGCGAGATGGAGTTCTGCGTGCTCATGCTCCGCCTCAGCCCCGAGCTCATGGACGGGCCCCGCAGGTGGCTCGACGACGCCGTCTCGCAGGCCTCGCACTTCCTCTACACCAGCTAG
- the LOC120668491 gene encoding beta-glucosidase 25-like isoform X1: MGVLTLVHILISFTACAEALRRADFPPGFVFGTASSAYQYEGAVNEGQRGPTIWDTLTRRPGRVIDFSNADVAVDHYHRYKEDVDLMKDIGMDAYRFSISWSRIFPNGTGEPNEEGLNYYNNLIDALLDKGIQPYVTLFHWDLPQVLEDRYGGWLNSQIVDDFVHYASTCFKEFGDRVKHWITFNEPHNFAIEGYDLGIQAPGRCSILSHMFCREGKSSTEPYIVAHNILLAHAGAFHTYKQHFKNEQGGLIGIALDSKWYEPLSDVDEDKEAAARAMDFELGWFLDPLMFGHYPPPMQNLAGDRLPQFSTQASKLVTGSIDFVGINHYTTLYVRNDRMRIRKLVMNDASTDAAIIPTAYRHGKKIGETAASRWLHIVPWGMFKLMKHIKEKYGNPPVIVTENGMDEANLPFSRLESVLQDDERIQYHNDYMSNLLDAIRKEGCNVHGYFVWSLLDNWEWNSGYTVRFGLYYIDYNNNLTRIPKASVEWFSQVLARETAIV; the protein is encoded by the exons ATGGGTGTCCTGACACTGGTTCATATCCTTATCAGCTTCACGGCTTGTGCTGAAGCTCTAAGGAGAGCAGACTTCCCTCCAGGTTTTGTCTTTGGCACGGCTTCTTCGGCTTACCAG TATGAAGGCGCTGTCAACGAGGGTCAACGTGGACCTACAATATGGGATACTCTTACAAGACGACCTG GACGGGTGATAGATTTCAGCAATGCAGATGTTGCTGTTGATCATTACCATCGTTACAAG GAAGATGTGGACTTGATGAAGGACATTGGCATGGATGCGTACCGGTTCTCTATCTCATGGTCACGTATTTTTCCAA ATGGAACTGGTGAACCTAATGAAGAAGGATTGAATTATTATAACAACCTCATAGATGCTCTGTTAGACAAAG GTATACAACCATATGTAACACTCTTTCACTGGGACCTTCCGCAAGTACTAGAAGACAGATATGGTGGATGGTTAAACTCCCAAATTGT GGATGATTTTGTTCACTATGCCTCTACATGCTTCAAGGAATTTGGAGATAGAGTGAAACACTGGATCACTTTTAATGAGCCCCATAATTTTGCGATTGAAGGATATGATCTTGGCATCCAAGCACCTGGGAGATGTTCCATTCTGTCGCATATGTTCTGTAGGGAGGGAAAATCATCGACTGAACCATATATTGTCGCTCACAACATACTCTTAGCACATGCTGGTGCTTTTCATACTTACAAGCAGCATTTCAAG AACGAACAAGGAGGTCTCATTGGAATTGCACTTGATTCAAAGTGGTATGAACCATTGTCAGATGTTGATGAGGACAAAGAGGCCGCGGCACGAGCAATGGACTTTGAGCTTGGATG GTTCCTGGATCCCTTAATGTTTGGCCACTATCCTCCTCCTATGCAGAATCTTGCAGGCGATAGGCTGCCTCAGTTTTCAACTCAGGCTTCAAAATTAGTAACCGGTTCGATAGATTTTGTGGGCATAAATCACTATACCACATTGTATGTTAGGAATGACAGAATGCGGATCAGGAAACTTGTAATGAATGATGCTTCAACCGACGCTGCCATCATACCAACCG CATACAGGCATGGAAAGAAAATAGGAGAAACG GCAGCATCAAGATGGCTGCACATAGTTCCCTGGGGCATGTTCAAGCTGATGAAGCACATCAAAGAAAAGTATGGAAATCCGCCTGTGATCGTTACCGAAAACG gcatggatgaagcaaacctcCCATTCTCGAGATTGGAGAGTGTTCTGCAGGATGATGAACGGATACAGTACCACAACGACTACATGTCAAACCTCCTAGATGCTATAAG GAAGGAAGGCTGCAACGTCCACGGTTACTTCGTGTGGTCACTGCTCGATAACTGGGAGTGGAACTCTGGGTACACGGTGCGGTTTGGTCTCTACTACATCGACTACAACAACAACCTGACGAGGATACCCAAGGCGTCGGTCGAGTGGTTCAGCCAGGTCTTAGCCCGTGAGACGGCCATAGTGTAG